One Miscanthus floridulus cultivar M001 chromosome 11, ASM1932011v1, whole genome shotgun sequence DNA window includes the following coding sequences:
- the LOC136494023 gene encoding uncharacterized protein, with protein MMAADVSSVARLLRGEAGKKGGPEIVTMDLLGGCGGGAAAEDEVVDLEVTVPAGWERRLDLLSGKTFLTPRHPNVQGGHHDLNLPPPAPAAAAAPTTNSTSVCTLDMVRSALERAAAGRTTASPATSSTSTTSSCSSAGKRNRSPQPDTTPAMRAAACPSCLTYVLIAEEDPRCPRCSARVPPLRGKKSAAAAEGSGKKPRIDLNAAADQTE; from the exons ATGATGGCCGCGGACGTGAGCTCTGTCGCGAGGCTGCTCCGCGGGGAGGCGGGGAAGAAGGGCGGGCCGGAGATCGTGACGATGGATCTTctcggcggctgcggcggcggcgcggccgcgGAGGACGAGGTCGTGGACCTCGAGGTCACGGTGCCTGCCGGCTGGGAGCGACGGCTTGACCTCCTG TCCGGCAAGACGTTCCTGACTCCTCGCCACCCGAACGTGCAAGGCGGGCACCATGACCTCAACCTTCCTCCACCGGCgccagccgcggcggcggcgcccaccACCAACTCAACCTCGGTCTGCACCCTCGACATGGTCCGCTCCGCCCTCGAGCGCGCGGCCGCTGGGAGGACCACCGCATCGCCGGCAACGTCGTCCACATCGACCACGTCGTCCTGCTCCTCCGCCGGAAAGCGCAACCGGTCGCCGCAGCCCGACACGACCCCCGCGATGCGCGCAGCCGCTTGCCCGTCCTGCCTCACCTACGTGCTCATCGCCGAGGAGGACCCCAGGTGCCCGCGTTGCTCGGCCAGGGTTCCACCGCTCCGCGGGAAgaagtccgccgccgccgccgaaggcAGCGGCAAGAAGCCGAGGATCGACCTGAATGCGGCCGCTGATCAGACAGAGTGA